Below is a window of Actinomycetota bacterium DNA.
GGAGCGCTGCTGGTCGGAATAGACCACCAGGCCGACCTTTGCCCCGAGGTTGCCGGCGCTGCGCGCCATCACGAAGCCGGCTAGCACGGCGTTGGCCACCTCGGAGGTGGGGTTGGTCATGGATCCGGAGGCGTCCAGGATGATGATGACGTCCGGGGGCGTTTTGCGCCGCGACACCACCTCCATCTGTACCTTCTCCCACTGCTTGGTGGTGAGGGTGGGCACCGCCTTGCCGCAGGTGTACAGGGTATAGGGGAGGTCGAGGCGCTCGAAGGGGTCTGCCATCCCCCAGGCCAGGGGAGCGTGGGGGACTTCTTCCCCCGCCTCGCTGCGCACCGGCTGGAAGCGCACCTCGTAGCGGCGGGAGAGGTCGCGGTAGTACCAGACCAGGGCCTGGGTCTCCGAACCGGCCCCTATCCCCCCCACCAGCTCCTTGAAGTCCTGCATGCCCATCTCCATGGCCATGGAGCGCAGCGCCTCCTCGGCGGAGCGCGCGCGCAGGTCGTCTATGCCGTGGTCCATGAGGCGGCTGTCGTCCATGTCCGCGGGGTCCTCGTAATAGCGGTGGAGGTAGCCCACGAGGAAGCGCACCTTCTCCTCCCACCCCGCCGCGGCGAAGGGCCGGTCCAGCACGCGCGCGGCCAGGCGGCGGGCGTCATCGCGCATCTCCTTGGGCACCCTGCCCACCAGGGTATCGGGGGCCTCCCACATCTCCTCGAAACAGCAGAGAAGGAACTTCCATATCTTGGTCTGCTTCTGCCCCTTTGACTTGTCCAGGGCATGGTAGAGGCCGATCATCTGTTCGCGCATGCCGCTGCGGGCAGCATAGGTGACGTTTACCATGTCGCAGAAGAGGCGCTGGATGGATATGGCCTCCTGGAAGGTGACCGTGCGCCCGCGGTCCTTCACCTCCTCCAGGGCCAGCTTAGCCGAGGCGGTGAGGCGCAGCGAGGTGCGCATGTCGAAGGGGGCCAGGGCGTAATGGAGCAGCTGGTAGACCACCACGGCTTCCATGTTGCGCATACCCAGCTTCTCCATGACCTCGGGGACGTTGATGTACACGCGGTTCTCCGAGGGTTCCCAGATGCCGAACTCTTCGTTGAGCTTGGCGGCGAAGGCGTGCCCGGCGGGATCGATCACGAACTCGGGGTCCATGATGCGGGGGTAACTGCAGAAAGCCCGCGCCCGCCCCAGTATCTCGTCTAAGTCGACGCCCTGAATGCGCAAACCGGCCTCACCTCCGGGTCTCGCGCGCTATCTCCCGGTAGACCTGGCGCAACATGGTGGCGATGGGGTACTTCGCCGGAGAATCGTAGCTCTTGAGCGAGTCCAGGGCCTCGAGGACCAGGCCGGCATCGACGGACTGGTTCCTAACCGCCTGCTCGTACAGCTCGAGCACGCCGTCCAGGGTCTTGATCATGCGCCGGCTCTTGAGGTAATGGTTGCGCGAGGTGGCGAAGAGGTCCTGCACCAGGGCGATGCGGTCGTTCATGAACTCGGGCCGCTCCGACCAGGCACGGTCGGTGGGGATCAGCTTGAACCACAGCACGTAGGGTACCACCGCTTCCACTTCCTCCAGGCCCGCCCGCTCGCGCCCGCGGAACCAGGCCAGCGCCTTGGCATAGCGCTCGATTGTCTTGCCCGCACGCACGCTGACCTCGTTCTCTGTCTTGTAACAGATGTTCTCGGTATTGTGGTAATGGCAGCCGCCCAGGTGTCCGCCGCCGCCTGCTCCCCCGTCGTCCACCTGTGAGCAGAGTATGGGGGGCTTCACGAACCAGGCGAAGCCCTTGCTCTTCCGCTCGATGTCCGGGGAGGCCAGGGTACAGCCGTTGAGCTCGGAGATGAAATTGTAGAGGATGTAGAGGGCGTCGGGCTCGATCTCTATCGCGGCAATCTCTTCCCTCATGGTCTCGATGTCGGCTGTGGATATCTCCACCCCTATCTCGTCACGGAGGTGGGACACGTACGACTCCTCGTTGCCGGTGAGCTTGCG
It encodes the following:
- a CDS encoding vWA domain-containing protein, which produces MRIQGVDLDEILGRARAFCSYPRIMDPEFVIDPAGHAFAAKLNEEFGIWEPSENRVYINVPEVMEKLGMRNMEAVVVYQLLHYALAPFDMRTSLRLTASAKLALEEVKDRGRTVTFQEAISIQRLFCDMVNVTYAARSGMREQMIGLYHALDKSKGQKQTKIWKFLLCCFEEMWEAPDTLVGRVPKEMRDDARRLAARVLDRPFAAAGWEEKVRFLVGYLHRYYEDPADMDDSRLMDHGIDDLRARSAEEALRSMAMEMGMQDFKELVGGIGAGSETQALVWYYRDLSRRYEVRFQPVRSEAGEEVPHAPLAWGMADPFERLDLPYTLYTCGKAVPTLTTKQWEKVQMEVVSRRKTPPDVIIILDASGSMTNPTSEVANAVLAGFVMARSAGNLGAKVGLVVYSDQQRSLVVKPVWDLRRVEEGLVTYYGGGTVFPVQEFRHLASLETHRPKHFCLISDTEITNISEASYHLGEALLMHPENSGSVFLIDQAWTEKAESIRQAGYDIFPVSRGQDLVRVVAGKAHDLYA